CCGCACTCTGTGCAGCAGCTTTCCATTCATTATTTCACCGCAATAAATTCAATCTCGACCTTGGCATCCTTGGGTATTCTGGCTGCCTGCACACAGGAACGGGCCGGCTGGTTTTCTGTAAAATACTCGCCGTAAATGTCGTTCAGCACAGTAAAATTGGCAAGATCATCGACAAAAATTGTGGTTTTAACCACATCAGAATAGTCATATCCTGCTTCTTTTAACACTGCGCCCATGTTGAGCATCACCTGTTTCGCCTGGGCCTCAAAGGCTTCCGGCATTTCGCCTGTGGACGGATCAATCCCCAGCTGCCCGGAGGCGTACAGAGTGCCGTCTACTACCAGCGCTTGAGAATATGGGCCAAGGGCCGCAGGGGCTTTATCTGTTGCTACTTTTGTTTTCATGATTGTTCTCTCCTTTGTCGTCACTTAAAATGTTTTCCGCGCCTTCAGAAACAGCTAAAATGCTGTCATCTGCTGGTGCTTCGTGCTTTTTAAAGCGATGCTTAAACCACATCAGTCCACCCTGGGACATACCTTCTCCGCCCTCTCCGTCATCAAAGGTTGAGACGAACAGGAAACGCCGGATGGCAAACAGGATGGCGATGGATATAATACTCATCAAATTTTCGAAGGGCGTGGTGTGCTCAACGATCAGCTCCCTGGCAATGGCAAACAGCAAAACCTCTATGACCGACGCGGTGGAGTGCTTGATCAGCATTTTAAGGAACTCAATGCCGATGAGCGTGTTAAAGGCATAACCCAAAAACACCCGGAAGGCCTGCGAATCGCCATAATTTCCTATAAACTGCCAAAGATCGGGAATCAGAGCAAGGGCTGAAATAATAATGGCAATGGCGATGAGGATGGCGATAAAAATCTCCAGTACCCGCACAAAGCCCAAAAGCTTATTTTGAATTTTATGTTGCATTGTCTCCTCCTGTTTATGGTTCCCACTGCATTATACCATAATCAGTCCCTGTCTTAAAGCATATCTCCATTATTTTCATCCAGCAGGGCGCTTTCTTTCTTTTTGCGCCGCAGATGATACACATCATAGCCCATGAGCAGCAGCAGGGCGCCGCCCATCACACCGGCAAATACCATAAACAGCTGGCGCATAAACAGCACCGTCTCCCACTTCATGGGACTGCCGTAGATAAACGGAAAAGCACAGATAAATGAAAAGACCGTAAAGGCCATAAACAGCCCGATATATGCTTTTTTCCAGGGCTTTGCCTGGGGCGTACAGCCCATGTACTTAAACAGATAGGCCACCCCCAGCATCAGGAAAGGAATCATCGGGAAATAGTGATATAAAAAGGTATCCCGCGTGATAAAAAGCCAGGGAATCATCTGGGAAAAGTAACCAACACCGATGACGATACCTGCAGAATGGCGTTTCCATATCCCGTGGACCAACGCAAAGGCTGTGCCGAAAAGGCCAATTCCCCAGACCATCGGGTTGCCAGTCGCGTAAAGATAAATGGTTTCCGGCGCCTTCTGATAATAGTAAAACACTGGTTTTAAAGCCAGAAGCCAGGTATACCATTTGGAGGAATAGGGATGGTGGTAATGGGTCGAAGCCCCGGTGTGGTAGCCGAACATCTGCTGCTGATGGCCGAAAAACACCTCGAAAAACCCCTTATCGGGTATGGTGCCCGCATAAGGAATATAGGACAGGGTGTAAATGGTCACCGGAACGACGATAAAAGCCAGGCAGCAGAAAAAGGACTCGCCGAGTCTTTGCCGCCGGACACCTTTATCGCCCTTTACCATATCCCGGATGAGCCAGTAAAAATACAGAACTGCCAGTCCAAGGGCCGCGTAACAGCCTGACCACTTAGTGCCAATGGCAAGGCCGGTAAAAATCCCGCTGAGCAGCAAAAACACATACCGGGCTGGCCTTGATGTACTGATGTGAAAAAAGTACAGGAAGGCATACATGGCCAGGATAAAAAAGACAAGAAAGGCGTCCAGGGTTCCGATCCGTGTCTGTGTATAATGCAAAAAATCGAAAGCCAGCAGCAATGTGGCAATACCGGACCACAGCGGTGATTTGAAAAGTGCCTTGCCGAAGAAATAGATCAGCGGCAACATGGCGATACCGAAAAGCACCTGCATAAAGCGGAATCCAAAGGGCGTTCTGCCAAAAAGATCCATCCCCAGGCCAATGATCAGCCGGCCCACCGGAGGATGATCCATCTCGGCCACACTCAGGCCATCCTGCATTTCCAGCGCCGAGGCGGGAAAATAGCTCTCATCAAAGTAAGCGCTGTTCAGCCGATCCGAGGTGGTCCGCACTGTCTCCGGCTCATCCAGAAGCCTCGCGGAACCTTCGTTAAGGGGCGTTGCCGCCAGCCTGTTCCCGTTTTCGTCAAAGAATGCTACCTCGCTTAATACCAGACGGTTGGCAGTATCCAGCTTTTTAACTTTGATGTACCGGGTATTCTCATCCGTGTTCAGCGGGTAGTGGTACCAGATCATGGCCGCTGTATAGTCGGTGTCGTCGTCCCGGGTATCAAAGGCCTGTTTCCAGTTCACGCCATCATCTGAGCATAATATCTGTATGCCCACATATTTTGAGGAATCATTAACCGTTGGATACAGCGCGATGGACGCCGGCTGTTTCTGAAGCTCAAACTCTGCGGCGGGTGTCCCCTCCTCCATATCATAATAGGTCTGGGGCTCAACTCTTGAGCCCAGATTCCAGTAGCCTACAACGCTGTAAATCAGGATTACTGCCACCAGAAAAATGATTTCCTTTTTACTGAGATGATAAAACTTTTCTGTCATTCTGATCATTTTCCTTTCTTCTATTTTTAAAGAGCAGGGCTATCCCCACAATGACGCCCATGAGACTGATGGTCTCACTGACACGCCGGAGAGGCGTTCCCTTGTATTGGACAATTAACATACCGGTTTCATTAACTGCTACTTCTGCCATGCCATTTACGTTTCGGTAAACCTCGACGCGATTGCCATTAAGCATGGCTTCATACCCACTATAATAAATGAGCGGCAGTTCATTTGAACCGTTTCGTTCTAATTCTATTTTATACAAACTATAATTAGTGCGTTTTACAGTGCTTTGATGGTTTTTCTGTGATTCCTGGATGTGTGATAAAGTGACATCCTCCGGTAAATACTCACATCCTGCTGCAAAAGTGGGGTATGTATTGACAACCATCTGCGCATAATTTTTATAAGTATACGCAACATTTGCAAAATATGCTATGAACATAATTCCAGCAGCGATGGCTGCGATGATCACCTGGTTTTCCCTTTTTTCTGTCATGCTCTCAATAATCCTGCCAGAAGCAAAGCACCAGAACACCGAGATAAACAGATAGAACCGCCATGGAAACTGAAGGGTTGACAGTACATTCTCAAACAAATGCCAGGGAAAATATACTGACGCGCAGAACAGTAAAAACAGGCCTGACAGCGAAAGAATCTGAACCAACCTGTCACTTCTGTTAAAAAACAAACCCGCTATTATCAGTAGTGTCAGCGCCAGACCAATCCCCGCCGGCGGTACATATTTTTCGCCGATACTTTGAGGTATTGCCAGAATTAAATTTTTAAAAGGCACGGCCCAGTCCGAAATACTCCCGAGCAGTCCGGTGTCGCCCCAAACAGGATTAACCACCAGCTGTTCCAGCATGGGCAGCAGAAAAAACAAAGTCAGGACAATGCTCCAAAGCGCTGCTTTCCCAAGTGCCGCCAGCCTTGGTATATTGAACAGCAGAAAGACAGCGGCGAATCCCCCCATCAGCACGGCGGTCAGGACATGTGAAAGCACCAGACCGCTAAAACCGCTGAACAGCAAGGGCCACTTCTCCTTCTCGCCGTAAACCACCTGCCAGAAGCCTGCCACAATAAGCGGCAGAAAGACAAAGGCCAGAAGCTCCCCCACCGACGACCGCTGATAAAGGTCAGTGGTGTGAAAGGAGCATAGGAGGTAAAGCACAGTGGAAGCCGAGGCCGCAAAATCAGACCGCCATACCGATTTGACCGAAAGGTACATGGTGCAGGCCATAGCGCCTGTGAGCAAAATCAGAAAAGCCTTGTAGGCCGTGATGGCCGGCATGCCCAAAAGCGACAGTACTGCCGGAATATACAAAAAGAAATCCGGATAAAAAAGCCCGTTGCCATAGCCGTAGCCATTAAAGTAATCGGCATAGACTCCTGGTAAAAAAATGCCATTTTTAAGACCTTCTGCGATCGAGACGACCCTGGAAAGATGGAAGCTTGCATCATTTCCAAAGGGGATGCCATCCTTAAGAAGCAAGGGCAGCACCACTGCCAAAGCTGCCAGAAAAGGGATACCCCACCAAAGAATTTGTTTATTTTTTATAAAGAATTTTTTAGATTCCATTCTTTTCTCTCATTCTTTTCTCTCATTATTATACCAATCTGACTGCGATTTGTAAAACCAATGATTTTGTAAAGCTTCGGTTAAATTCCGTTAACTCTTTGTTAAGTCTATTGAATTGTGGGATTTTTAGATTTAAAATACGCCTAGGCTTTTGAAAGAACGCTTTTATCCAATAAGCCATTTGTTTTAACCAAAATGTTAAGGAGTATAACACTATGTTAAGTTTAAGAAATGTAAAGAAGGCCTATGACGGCACAGAAATCCTGAAAGGCATCACACTCGATATCGGAAAGGGCGAAATTGTTTCCATTCTCGGCCCATCCGGCGGCGGTAAAACCACCCTCCTCAACCTGATTCTCGGCATCACCGACATTGATGAGGGACAGCTTTTGTACGATGGTGAGGATATCACCCATGTACCCATGGAACAGCGTGACTTCAACATTGTTTTTCAGGACTATGCCCTGTTCCCCAACCTGAATGCCTACAATAATATCGTATACGGACTCAAAAACAAGCCGGGTATTTCCACCCAGGAGGAGGTTGACGAACTCATCGACCTTCTGGATCTCAGACCGCATCTGGACAAACCCATTGACCAGCTCTCCGGCGGGCAAAAACAGCGTGTGGCCCTGGCCCGTACCCTGGTCATGAAGCCAAAGGTGTTATTACTGGACGAGCCGCTGAGCGCGCTGGACGGGGTTATCAAAGAATCCATCAAGGAGCGGATCAAAACAGTTGCCAAGGAATTTGATCTGACGACCATTATTGTAACACATGACCCTGAAGAAGCCCTTACCTTATCGGACCGGGTGCTCATTTTAAACGGCGGCAAAATTTCACAATACGCCGAGCCGCAGGAAATCATCACGAAGCCCGGCAACAGCTTTGTTCAGGAGTTTATTCTCAACCAGCTCATGATCAAGCGCAACAATATCTTCTCATTGTTCGGAGAATGCTATGCCCAGTAATTCCGCCACCGATAAAACGCGGCCGAGGCTGCGGAGCCGGGCTGTTACGGGTACCCCGCTGGAGCTGAAGGTTGTTTTCTGGATCATCATCGCCATCTTCGCGGTGTTCCTTGCCGCTCCACTGGCACTGCTGCTCATCAAGTCCTTTAACGTGGACGGCAGCTTCAGCCTGGCAAGCTATGCCGCTGTGCTGAGCAGCGCAGGCTTTCTGAACGCCCTGCTTAACAGCTTCATCATCGCCGGGACCAGCGCGCTCGTCACCACGGTTATCGCGTTTATGCTGGCCTACACAGTCAACAGCACCAATGTACCCGGCTGGTACAAGAGCGCCGTTTCCAGTGTCGCAGTGCTGCCCATGCTCCTGCCCACCATTACCTATGGCTTCGCCATCATCTATTCCTTTGGCCGCCAGGGCCTGATCACCCGGCTGCTGGGCTTTCAGCCCTTTGAGATTTATGGGTTTAACGGACTGCTGCTGGGTTATGTAATCTACACGGTTCCCATTGCCTTTATGCTCATTAACAATACCTTTAAGTACATTGACAAGAAGTTCTCTGTGGTATCCCGTGTGCTTGGTGACAACAGCTTTAAAACCTTTCTCACCACAACCTTTAAGCCACTGATCGCCACCCTGGGGGCTTCTTTTATTCAGGCCTTTTTCCTGAGCTTCACCGACTTTGGGATTCCGGCATCGGTTGGCGGTGAGTACAAGGTGGTTGCCACCACGCTGTACAATCAGATGCTGGGTTCTATCCCCAATTTCAGCAAGGGGGCTGTTGTTGCCATGATGATGCTGATCCCATCGGTTTTCAGCATTTTGATCCTGCGCTACCTGGAAAAATATAATTTCCGCTATAACAAGATCTCCCAGATCGAGCTCACAAAAAACAAAGGACGCGATGGCCTTTTCACGGTTCTGTCCGCTTTGGTAATGATCGGTATTCTGTCCATTTTCGCGGTTATCTTTATTGTTCCCTTTGTGCAGAGCTGGCCCTATGAGCTTGGTTTTTCGCTTGACAACATCAAGGAAACTCTTTTTGGCGGCCAGCTGACCAGTGTCTACCTCAATTCCATTCTGGTAGCGGCGCTCACAGCGGTTTTAGGGACGGCCATTGCCTACCTCAGCGCACTGGTCACTGCCCGCAGTAAAATGGGCAAGCCCTCCAAAGCCGCCATCGACGGCCTGGTCCAGACCACCAACACCGTACCGGGCATGGTGCTTGGCATCGCCTTTCTCCTGGCTTTTTCCGGCACCAGCCTCCAGTGTACCTTTATTATACTGATCATCTGTAACATTATCCATTATTTCTCAACCCCTTACCTGATGATCAAAAACTCACTGTCAAAGATGAACGCCTCCTGGGAAACCACCGGCATGCTCATGGGTGACAGCTGGACAAAAACCATTTTCAGAGTTGTAATCCCCAACTCCTGGTCCACTGTTTTTGAAATGTTCAGCTATTATTTTATCAACGCCATGGTAACCATCTCCGCTGTCATTTTTATCGTTGGCGCGCGCACCATGGTCGTTACCACCAAAATCAAACAGCTTCAGCACTTCGGCGATTTTGAACAGATTTTTGTCTTATCCCTGCTTATTCTTGCCACCAACCTGGCTGTCAAGCTGATCCTGAAAGCCTTGTCGAAAAAAACAGAAAGGAAGGCCGCCTGATGAATAAACTTATAAAAGCCCTGGCTGCCGGACTGCTCATTGCCGCCACAGCCCTCACCGCTGTGGGGTGCAGTACAGGAAACGCGGATAACAAAGTCGTTATCTACTCCAATGCGGATGACGAAGCCCTGACCGCCATGGAAAACGCTCTGACTGCCGGCGGCTACGAAGGCCAGTATATCATCCAAAGCTTTGCCACCTCCGAGCTGGGCGGCCGGATGATGGCCGAAGGCTCTAAAATCGAAGCCGACCTGGTGACCATGAGCACATACTATCTGGACACTGCCCAAAAGGAATCCGAAATGTTCTCTGACCTGAGCTTTGACCATACCACCCTGAGCGGTGACTGCCCATCCTATTCTTCCCCCATCACAGCCCAGGAAGGCGCTGTCATGGTCAACACTGAGGTGATGCGGGAACAGGGCCTGTCTGCACCGGCCTCCATCAAGGATCTGGCTGATCCAAAGTACGCGGGCCAGGTATCCATACCGGATATTGAAGGTTCCTCCACTGGCTGGATTCTGGTACAGGCTGTCATCGACGCTTACGGCGAGACGGAAGGCGCTGAAATCATGACAGGGATCATCCGAAATGCCGGGCCGCACATGGAAAGCTCCGGCTCCGGCCCCTTTAAAAAGGTAAAAGCCGGCGAGGTCGCACTGGCCTTCGGCCTTCGGCATCAGGCCGTCGCGGCCAAAAAAGAAGGTCTTCCCATCGACTACATCGACCCGTCTGAGGGCAGTTATGCTCTCACGGAATCCATCGCCGTCATTAATAAAGGGGATAAAACCAATGCCAAAGCCATAGAAATGGCTGAATGTATTGTAAAAAGCGCCCGAACCGAGCTGCTCAAGACCTATCCGCTGCCCCTGTATCCCGGCGAAACAACCGACCCTGCCCTGTGCACCAAAAACCCCAAAACATTCCCAGAGCCCCTGACCGTGGATCTTTTACAAAAACACCAGGAGTTTTCAGAGAAATGCAAACTTAACAAGTAAAAACAAATTTTATACAAAGATATATCTTACAGAGGAGAAAACATTCATGAAAAAATACAAGTTACTCACCCCCGGCCCACTGACAACCAGCGATGCGGTAAAGGCAGAAATGCTCTTTGACCACTGTACCTGGGATAATGAATATAAAACCATCACACAGAAAATCCGCGCTCAGCTGCTAAAGCTGGCCCATGTCAGCGAGGCTGCATATACCGCCATCCTCATGCAGGGCAGCGGCACCTTTGGCGTGGAAGCCGTACTTTCGAGCGTGATCGGCGATAAGGATAAGGTGCTGTTCATCACAAACGGCGCCTACGGCGAACGCATGCTGGACATCGCGGACTACCACCGTCTGAACTACCTTGCCTACAACGAGGAATACAACATAATCCCTGACGCCACCAAAGTGCGCGCGATTTTAACAGAAAACCCAGACATCACCCATGTGGCCATGGTACACTGCGAAACCACCACCGGCATTCTCAACGACATCCATGCCATCGGCGAGCTCTGCGCAGAATTTGGCAAAACCTATATTGTCGATGCCATGAGCAGCTTTGGCGGCATTGATATCCCGTTAGAGGATGACCATATCGACTTTATGATCAGCAGCGCCAACAAATGTATCCAGGGCGTACCGGGCTTTTCCTTTATCCTGGCCCGCACAGCCGCCCTCGAGGCCTCAAAGGGCAATGCGCGAAGCCTGTCGCTGGATATTTACGACCAGTGGAAGACCATGAACAAGGATGGAAAATGGCGATTTACTTCCCCGACACATACGGTTCTGGCTTTCTCCAAAGCCTTAGATGAGTTAGAGGAACGCGGCGGAGTCGAAGCCCGTTATCAGCGCTACGCCTCCAACAATAAGCTTTTGATTGAAAAAATGGCAGTGCTCGGCATCAACGCTTATATTGATGAAGCCTACCGCTCCCCCATTATCACTACTTTCCTCTATCCCGAGCAGGGCTTTGACTTTACCGATATGTACAACTTTGTCAAAGAACGCGGCTATGCCATCTATCCCGGCAAGCTGACCAAGGTGGACACCTTCCGCATGGGCAATATCGGAGAAATTTATAAAGAAGATGTTGAAAATCTCTACAATATCTTTTATGATTATTTAAAACAGAACGCTTAGGAGGCCATATTGATGAAAAAGATTGAAGCGGTTATTTTTGACTGGGCCGGCACAACGGTCGATTACGGATGTTTTGCTCCAGTACAGGCATTTATGGAGGTTTTTAAAAGCTTCGGCATTGAGCCCACCATGGCGGAAACAAGAAAACCCATGGGGATGCTCAAGCGTGACCATATCCACACCATGATGGATATGCCGCGTATCAGCCGTCTCTGGCAGGAAAAATACGGGCGCGGCTACACCGAAGAGGATATTGACGCCCTGTACGCCCAGTTCGAGGAAAAGCTCATGAGCATTCTGGATCTGTTTGCAGATCCCAAGCCTCACGTGCTGGACACCGTTGCGGCCCTGCGTGACATGGGCCTGAAAATCGGCTCAACCACCGGCTACACCGATGAAATGATGGCCGTAGTCACCCGTATCGCTGCCGATAAGGGTTATGCGCCGGACTGCTGGTACAGCCCAAACGCTGTGGAAAACTATGGCCGCCCCTACCCCTTTATGCTTTTCAAAAACCTGGAGACTCTGGGCGTTCATTCTGTCCATAATGCTGTAAAAATCGGCGACACGGTCTCCGATATTCTGGAAGGAAAAAACGCCGGCGTTGTCTCCATCGGAGTTGTGCGCGGAAGTTCTGAGATGGGGCTGACCGAGGAAGAATTTAATCATCTCTGTGATGATGACAAAGCCGCTGCCATCAACAAGGTAACCAAAACCTTCAGAGATGCCGGCGCAGACTATGTTATCCAGGATCTGAGCGAGCTGATCCCTCTGATTAAAACGCTCGATGAACAATAAACAAAGACTGGCTTTGCCCAGAACAAAAGCAGGTACGTCGAAACGACGTACCTGCTTTTTCTTTTTTTAAATTACTTCTCTGTTCTAGACCAGCTCAAGACGTTTCATCATCTCTGGCAGCACGCCTTCAAAATCCACACCTTCGCGGCGATTAGTCTCACGGGCAACCGTTCTGAGGATGCATTCTGTGGTCAGATCGACAGCAAACTGTGTGGAA
The DNA window shown above is from Eubacterium limosum and carries:
- a CDS encoding RidA family protein, with translation MKTKVATDKAPAALGPYSQALVVDGTLYASGQLGIDPSTGEMPEAFEAQAKQVMLNMGAVLKEAGYDYSDVVKTTIFVDDLANFTVLNDIYGEYFTENQPARSCVQAARIPKDAKVEIEFIAVK
- a CDS encoding ABC transporter permease subunit — protein: MPSNSATDKTRPRLRSRAVTGTPLELKVVFWIIIAIFAVFLAAPLALLLIKSFNVDGSFSLASYAAVLSSAGFLNALLNSFIIAGTSALVTTVIAFMLAYTVNSTNVPGWYKSAVSSVAVLPMLLPTITYGFAIIYSFGRQGLITRLLGFQPFEIYGFNGLLLGYVIYTVPIAFMLINNTFKYIDKKFSVVSRVLGDNSFKTFLTTTFKPLIATLGASFIQAFFLSFTDFGIPASVGGEYKVVATTLYNQMLGSIPNFSKGAVVAMMMLIPSVFSILILRYLEKYNFRYNKISQIELTKNKGRDGLFTVLSALVMIGILSIFAVIFIVPFVQSWPYELGFSLDNIKETLFGGQLTSVYLNSILVAALTAVLGTAIAYLSALVTARSKMGKPSKAAIDGLVQTTNTVPGMVLGIAFLLAFSGTSLQCTFIILIICNIIHYFSTPYLMIKNSLSKMNASWETTGMLMGDSWTKTIFRVVIPNSWSTVFEMFSYYFINAMVTISAVIFIVGARTMVVTTKIKQLQHFGDFEQIFVLSLLILATNLAVKLILKALSKKTERKAA
- a CDS encoding 6-pyruvoyl-tetrahydropterin synthase-related protein, with product MESKKFFIKNKQILWWGIPFLAALAVVLPLLLKDGIPFGNDASFHLSRVVSIAEGLKNGIFLPGVYADYFNGYGYGNGLFYPDFFLYIPAVLSLLGMPAITAYKAFLILLTGAMACTMYLSVKSVWRSDFAASASTVLYLLCSFHTTDLYQRSSVGELLAFVFLPLIVAGFWQVVYGEKEKWPLLFSGFSGLVLSHVLTAVLMGGFAAVFLLFNIPRLAALGKAALWSIVLTLFFLLPMLEQLVVNPVWGDTGLLGSISDWAVPFKNLILAIPQSIGEKYVPPAGIGLALTLLIIAGLFFNRSDRLVQILSLSGLFLLFCASVYFPWHLFENVLSTLQFPWRFYLFISVFWCFASGRIIESMTEKRENQVIIAAIAAGIMFIAYFANVAYTYKNYAQMVVNTYPTFAAGCEYLPEDVTLSHIQESQKNHQSTVKRTNYSLYKIELERNGSNELPLIYYSGYEAMLNGNRVEVYRNVNGMAEVAVNETGMLIVQYKGTPLRRVSETISLMGVIVGIALLFKNRRKENDQNDRKVLSSQ
- a CDS encoding phospholipid carrier-dependent glycosyltransferase encodes the protein MIRMTEKFYHLSKKEIIFLVAVILIYSVVGYWNLGSRVEPQTYYDMEEGTPAAEFELQKQPASIALYPTVNDSSKYVGIQILCSDDGVNWKQAFDTRDDDTDYTAAMIWYHYPLNTDENTRYIKVKKLDTANRLVLSEVAFFDENGNRLAATPLNEGSARLLDEPETVRTTSDRLNSAYFDESYFPASALEMQDGLSVAEMDHPPVGRLIIGLGMDLFGRTPFGFRFMQVLFGIAMLPLIYFFGKALFKSPLWSGIATLLLAFDFLHYTQTRIGTLDAFLVFFILAMYAFLYFFHISTSRPARYVFLLLSGIFTGLAIGTKWSGCYAALGLAVLYFYWLIRDMVKGDKGVRRQRLGESFFCCLAFIVVPVTIYTLSYIPYAGTIPDKGFFEVFFGHQQQMFGYHTGASTHYHHPYSSKWYTWLLALKPVFYYYQKAPETIYLYATGNPMVWGIGLFGTAFALVHGIWKRHSAGIVIGVGYFSQMIPWLFITRDTFLYHYFPMIPFLMLGVAYLFKYMGCTPQAKPWKKAYIGLFMAFTVFSFICAFPFIYGSPMKWETVLFMRQLFMVFAGVMGGALLLLMGYDVYHLRRKKKESALLDENNGDML
- the phnW gene encoding 2-aminoethylphosphonate--pyruvate transaminase; this translates as MKKYKLLTPGPLTTSDAVKAEMLFDHCTWDNEYKTITQKIRAQLLKLAHVSEAAYTAILMQGSGTFGVEAVLSSVIGDKDKVLFITNGAYGERMLDIADYHRLNYLAYNEEYNIIPDATKVRAILTENPDITHVAMVHCETTTGILNDIHAIGELCAEFGKTYIVDAMSSFGGIDIPLEDDHIDFMISSANKCIQGVPGFSFILARTAALEASKGNARSLSLDIYDQWKTMNKDGKWRFTSPTHTVLAFSKALDELEERGGVEARYQRYASNNKLLIEKMAVLGINAYIDEAYRSPIITTFLYPEQGFDFTDMYNFVKERGYAIYPGKLTKVDTFRMGNIGEIYKEDVENLYNIFYDYLKQNA
- the phnX gene encoding phosphonoacetaldehyde hydrolase; translated protein: MKKIEAVIFDWAGTTVDYGCFAPVQAFMEVFKSFGIEPTMAETRKPMGMLKRDHIHTMMDMPRISRLWQEKYGRGYTEEDIDALYAQFEEKLMSILDLFADPKPHVLDTVAALRDMGLKIGSTTGYTDEMMAVVTRIAADKGYAPDCWYSPNAVENYGRPYPFMLFKNLETLGVHSVHNAVKIGDTVSDILEGKNAGVVSIGVVRGSSEMGLTEEEFNHLCDDDKAAAINKVTKTFRDAGADYVIQDLSELIPLIKTLDEQ
- a CDS encoding extracellular solute-binding protein — its product is MNKLIKALAAGLLIAATALTAVGCSTGNADNKVVIYSNADDEALTAMENALTAGGYEGQYIIQSFATSELGGRMMAEGSKIEADLVTMSTYYLDTAQKESEMFSDLSFDHTTLSGDCPSYSSPITAQEGAVMVNTEVMREQGLSAPASIKDLADPKYAGQVSIPDIEGSSTGWILVQAVIDAYGETEGAEIMTGIIRNAGPHMESSGSGPFKKVKAGEVALAFGLRHQAVAAKKEGLPIDYIDPSEGSYALTESIAVINKGDKTNAKAIEMAECIVKSARTELLKTYPLPLYPGETTDPALCTKNPKTFPEPLTVDLLQKHQEFSEKCKLNK
- a CDS encoding phosphate-starvation-inducible PsiE family protein yields the protein MQHKIQNKLLGFVRVLEIFIAILIAIAIIISALALIPDLWQFIGNYGDSQAFRVFLGYAFNTLIGIEFLKMLIKHSTASVIEVLLFAIARELIVEHTTPFENLMSIISIAILFAIRRFLFVSTFDDGEGGEGMSQGGLMWFKHRFKKHEAPADDSILAVSEGAENILSDDKGENNHENKSSNR
- a CDS encoding ABC transporter ATP-binding protein translates to MLSLRNVKKAYDGTEILKGITLDIGKGEIVSILGPSGGGKTTLLNLILGITDIDEGQLLYDGEDITHVPMEQRDFNIVFQDYALFPNLNAYNNIVYGLKNKPGISTQEEVDELIDLLDLRPHLDKPIDQLSGGQKQRVALARTLVMKPKVLLLDEPLSALDGVIKESIKERIKTVAKEFDLTTIIVTHDPEEALTLSDRVLILNGGKISQYAEPQEIITKPGNSFVQEFILNQLMIKRNNIFSLFGECYAQ